One genomic segment of Spirochaetota bacterium includes these proteins:
- a CDS encoding NTP transferase domain-containing protein gives MIKAVIMAGGEGTRLRPLTCNRSKPMVPIVNKPVIEHTINLLKRHGIRDIIISLFYLPENVQNYFGDGSEWNVSMTYSLEETPMGTAGGVKKAIGDSTDTVVVLSGDGIIDFNISDILEFHRRKESSFTIVLKRVSKPTDYGIVIAGEDGRIERFLEKPSWSEVFSDTANTGLYVVNPAVIHELVPPDAKFDFSMDLFPLLHEKNIPLYGYIADGYWCDIGNLTTYSEVHRDILGGLVNIDLPGKKIAPDVWAGKDIEIHPTALIRGPVIMGDFVKIKEGAEVAEFSVIGDNCVIEENASIRKSVILHNTIIGPTCELRGAVIGKRCVLEQHVAVYESSVISDDCRIGAGVEIAAGIRIWPDKYIEPGTRLAEDIVWGQREKKTLFSADGIVGTFNVKITPEFASKLGSAIGAFLGKDAKMTVSRDTTTAARLIMRAFTAGLLSMGVDVYDMEIESMPVNRYTTRFLNADMGVYIQIAPLTELQFIQIRLFDKHGFDIPLGSEKKIENIFFRGDYPRKEAFETGKIFYPSHHIESYIHNTRFYVTESFPGVKQWKVIMDCFNGTAAHVFPELLSAYGCGTTVLRGQIKEFTREEETKSDTRNAIESIVQMARMNGEIGVIVGPHSNHITVADERGQILTDDDIIAILCLYHLKYRGDTVIHIPVTSSMTLDRLVSAAGGTVTRTSTTLRAPEGITDLFRGGSGRYPHLELRYDPMIVFLLLLDFLTLENKPLHAIKESLPKGNIIHTSIYCTADEKAAVMREMTTAGADKKIELIDGIRICEENAWVLILPDASQPLIHLYGEGETTQDRDAVMEKYSLRIKSYLSSI, from the coding sequence ATGATCAAAGCGGTCATCATGGCCGGCGGCGAAGGAACGAGGCTCAGGCCCCTGACCTGCAACAGGTCCAAGCCGATGGTTCCCATTGTGAACAAGCCGGTCATCGAACATACCATCAATCTTCTAAAGCGGCACGGGATACGGGACATCATCATCAGCCTCTTTTATCTGCCGGAAAACGTGCAGAACTACTTCGGCGACGGATCCGAGTGGAACGTCTCAATGACCTATTCCCTCGAGGAAACGCCCATGGGCACGGCCGGGGGCGTCAAGAAGGCCATCGGTGACAGCACGGACACCGTCGTGGTCCTCTCCGGCGACGGTATCATCGACTTCAATATCTCCGACATCCTGGAATTCCACCGGCGGAAAGAATCTTCCTTCACGATCGTCCTCAAGCGCGTGAGCAAGCCCACGGATTACGGCATCGTGATCGCCGGCGAGGACGGCAGGATCGAGCGGTTCCTGGAAAAGCCCTCATGGAGCGAGGTCTTCAGCGACACCGCCAACACCGGGCTTTACGTGGTGAATCCCGCGGTCATACACGAGCTGGTCCCGCCGGACGCCAAGTTCGATTTTTCCATGGACCTCTTCCCGCTCCTCCATGAGAAAAACATTCCCCTCTACGGGTACATCGCCGACGGGTACTGGTGCGACATCGGCAATCTCACGACCTATTCCGAGGTGCACCGGGACATCCTCGGCGGCCTGGTGAATATCGACCTTCCCGGGAAAAAGATCGCCCCGGACGTCTGGGCGGGAAAGGACATCGAGATACACCCAACCGCGCTCATCAGAGGACCGGTTATCATGGGCGATTTCGTAAAGATCAAGGAGGGGGCCGAAGTGGCCGAATTCTCCGTGATAGGCGACAACTGCGTCATCGAGGAGAACGCGTCGATACGAAAATCGGTCATACTCCACAACACCATCATCGGCCCCACGTGCGAGCTCCGCGGCGCCGTCATCGGGAAGCGATGCGTCCTCGAGCAGCACGTGGCGGTGTACGAGAGCTCCGTCATCAGCGACGACTGCCGCATCGGCGCCGGCGTCGAGATCGCGGCCGGCATCAGGATCTGGCCGGACAAATACATCGAGCCGGGTACCCGCCTCGCCGAGGACATCGTCTGGGGCCAGCGCGAGAAGAAGACCCTCTTTTCAGCCGACGGCATCGTCGGCACCTTCAACGTGAAGATAACGCCCGAATTCGCCTCCAAGCTCGGATCCGCCATCGGAGCCTTTCTCGGCAAGGACGCGAAGATGACCGTGAGCCGCGACACCACGACGGCGGCGCGCCTCATCATGCGGGCCTTCACCGCCGGGCTCCTCTCCATGGGCGTCGATGTCTACGACATGGAAATCGAATCGATGCCGGTGAACCGCTACACAACGCGGTTTTTGAACGCGGACATGGGCGTATACATTCAGATCGCGCCGCTCACGGAGCTGCAGTTCATCCAGATACGCCTCTTCGACAAGCACGGCTTCGACATACCCCTGGGCAGCGAAAAGAAGATCGAGAACATTTTCTTCAGGGGCGATTATCCCCGGAAAGAGGCCTTCGAGACCGGGAAGATCTTCTACCCGAGCCACCACATCGAATCCTACATACACAATACACGGTTCTACGTCACCGAATCATTCCCCGGCGTGAAGCAATGGAAGGTCATCATGGACTGCTTCAACGGCACCGCCGCGCACGTATTCCCGGAGCTCCTCTCGGCCTACGGCTGCGGCACGACGGTCCTGCGGGGGCAGATCAAGGAATTCACAAGGGAGGAGGAGACCAAATCCGACACCCGCAACGCCATCGAGAGCATCGTGCAGATGGCGCGCATGAACGGCGAGATCGGCGTTATCGTGGGTCCCCACAGCAATCATATAACCGTGGCGGACGAGCGCGGACAGATCCTCACGGACGACGACATCATCGCCATCCTCTGCCTCTACCACCTGAAATACCGCGGCGACACGGTCATACACATACCGGTGACCTCGTCAATGACCCTCGACCGTCTGGTGAGCGCCGCCGGCGGGACCGTGACGCGCACCAGCACCACGCTCCGCGCGCCGGAGGGGATCACCGACCTCTTCCGGGGAGGGTCCGGCCGCTATCCCCACCTCGAGCTGCGGTACGACCCGATGATCGTGTTCCTTCTGCTCCTCGACTTTCTCACCCTCGAAAATAAGCCGCTCCACGCGATCAAGGAGTCCCTTCCCAAGGGCAACATCATCCACACCTCCATATACTGCACCGCCGACGAAAAGGCTGCGGTCATGCGCGAGATGACGACGGCCGGGGCTGATAAAAAAATTGAATTGATTGACGGAATCCGCATATGCGAGGAAAATGCCTGGGTGCTGATACTGCCCGATGCGTCGCAGCCGCTGATACACCTCTATGGGGAGGGCGAGACCACGCAGGACCGCGATGCCG
- the lepB gene encoding signal peptidase I, whose amino-acid sequence MNYQERTGNGILIKILSAVAGIITGFIICRIAFISFTMPDASMEPNVTRGAHVFALRHISPAKGDIILFKNPSEPDRVLLRRVAAVEGDTVEIRDKTFRVNNGAYSFPWKTRSRDTRVFPMNFSFRDNMPALKVGRNRYFVLSDDLDNGFDSRTFGPVADDLVIGRMIYKY is encoded by the coding sequence ATGAACTACCAGGAACGAACGGGGAACGGGATCCTCATTAAAATACTATCCGCCGTGGCGGGCATTATCACGGGCTTCATAATCTGCAGAATAGCCTTCATTTCATTCACCATGCCCGACGCATCCATGGAGCCGAACGTTACCAGGGGGGCCCATGTTTTTGCCCTCAGGCACATCTCACCCGCAAAGGGGGACATAATACTCTTTAAAAATCCCTCCGAGCCGGACCGGGTCCTCCTCCGGAGGGTCGCCGCCGTTGAGGGTGACACGGTGGAGATCCGCGACAAGACCTTCCGCGTGAATAACGGCGCCTACAGCTTCCCCTGGAAGACACGGTCACGGGACACCCGAGTGTTCCCCATGAATTTCTCCTTCCGGGACAATATGCCGGCCCTTAAGGTCGGGAGGAACCGCTACTTCGTCCTGAGCGATGACCTTGACAACGGTTTCGACAGCCGCACTTTCGGCCCCGTGGCGGACGACCTTGTCATCGGCAGGATGATCTACAAGTATTAA
- a CDS encoding endoflagellar filament sheath protein, whose translation MMLFFGSGTINLKAQQEPKSDTQKSETQEKKQKQDGLVVDWVNDFEDCEDWRAVATCPLGDTKTRKIPGKPRPVNDQGQAVNEDGQAGEFKNEVTDENGISHKNDFVLGIKTYFIDRGFDRVEVFPPNEYIIRGKAREMKFWALGRKYRHTMYIKLRDYKGHIHKLKVGRLDFWGWKEMSVIIPGWLPQSASYALLDKNLHFVSFFVECDNYEVPGTFYTYIDQFRVVTDLSEFTGDETIKDTW comes from the coding sequence ATGATGTTGTTTTTCGGCAGTGGAACAATAAATCTCAAGGCGCAGCAAGAGCCTAAATCGGACACCCAGAAGTCAGAGACCCAGGAAAAGAAGCAGAAGCAGGACGGGTTGGTCGTGGACTGGGTCAACGATTTTGAAGACTGCGAGGATTGGCGGGCCGTTGCGACCTGTCCTCTCGGCGATACCAAGACCAGAAAGATCCCCGGCAAGCCCCGTCCCGTCAATGATCAGGGACAGGCCGTCAACGAAGACGGTCAGGCGGGAGAATTCAAGAATGAGGTAACCGACGAGAACGGTATATCCCATAAAAATGATTTCGTGCTGGGCATTAAAACATATTTCATTGACAGGGGTTTCGACCGGGTCGAAGTGTTCCCGCCCAATGAATATATCATCAGGGGCAAGGCCCGCGAAATGAAGTTCTGGGCCCTGGGACGCAAGTACAGGCATACCATGTATATCAAGCTCCGCGATTACAAGGGCCATATTCACAAGCTGAAAGTCGGCCGCCTCGATTTCTGGGGATGGAAAGAGATGTCGGTCATCATACCGGGCTGGCTTCCCCAGTCTGCGAGCTACGCTCTGCTGGACAAGAACCTTCATTTTGTATCGTTCTTTGTCGAATGCGATAATTATGAAGTACCCGGTACGTTCTACACGTATATAGATCAATTCAGGGTCGTTACCGATCTGTCCGAATTCACCGGCGATGAAACGATCAAGGACACCTGGTAG